The DNA sequence GTCGGCCGCGACGCCTTCGACATTGCCGGCGCCGAACATGTCTGCCTGCCGTTTTGGACCGGCGTGCAGTCGATCAACGACCGCACCCGCATCACGGCCTTCGGCGCCATCGAGATGGCGCTTTGGGACCTGCGCGGCAAGGCCTGGAACCAGCCGCTCTATCAGTTGCTCGGCGGGGCCGTGCGCAAGGACATCCCGTTCACCGACTATTTCTCGCTGCGCGGCGATGGGGATGGTGTCAAGGGCGAGACGACGCCGGAAGAAGTCGCCGACTATTGCGTGGAACTGCACGAGACACACGGCACGACCTTCTTCGAAGGAAAATTCTCGACCGACGACCCAAGGATCTCGCTGAGAATGGTCGAGCTGATCCGCGAAAAACTCGGCGACGATGCGATGATCCGCATCGATTCGAACCAGGCTTACTCGCTCAGCACGGCGCGGCGGCTTGCGCGGCCGCTGGAAGAGCTCGGCGTGCGCAACTGGGAGGATCCGGTGGCGACATCAGAGGAGATGCGCGAACTGCGCCGCCATTGCTCGATCCCGTTCTCGACCCACAATATCGACATCGCGCGCGCCATGGACCTCAAGGTGCCGGATGCATTCGTCGGCAACCCGACCGCGCATGGCGGCATCGGCCGGATGCTGCGCTTTGTCGGCGCCTGCGAGCACGCGGGCATCGATTTCTGGTGCTACAGCGGCGACAGCGGCATCGGCAGCGCGGCCTACCTGCATCTGTGCGCAGCACTCGGCTGGATCCGGGAGCCGAACCAGTCGCTGTTTCGTATGCAACCTATGGACATCACCGAGGAGGGGCCGTTTTGCCCCAGGAACAATACGGTGCGTGTCCCGGAAGGTCCCGGTCTTGGTGTCACCTTGTCGCGGGAAAATCTCGCGGCGTGCCATCGCGACTTTGCCGAGAACGGCCCTTGCAACAAATATCACGACCCGGCCAAGCCCGGGACATATCGCCGTTTGCCGCTGAACTAGGAGAACGACACGGGAAAGGAGACGTATTTCAAGAACAAGAGTCCGCCGCCGCGATCGATGGCGACGGCAGGAGCGGACGGGTGGAAGCATTGCTCAAGAAAATCTGACCCCCGCGCCGCAAGGATCGGATGGACCAGGAAAAACCGCATGCTACAGTCCCGTGCGACTGACATCGTTGATGGCCGGGACAGGAGAACTCCACGGACTTCGTCAACTGAAAAACGCATTCATCAAACCATAAGAAACAGGGGAAGGGTTAAACCCATGATCAAGAACTACCGCATTCTCGACCTGATCCGGCGCAATCGCTCGCCGCTTGAAAATCACCTGATCGACGGCCTCGTCGACGGCCGTGTCAGCCGCCGCGACTTCATCCGCCATGGCAGCCTGCTTGGCCTGTCGCTGCCGCTGCTTGGAGGCATCACCACGGCTGCCGGCCTTGGCGGCATGCCGTCGCTGGCGCGCGCCCAGGGCGCACCCGGCGCCACCATCCGTGTCGCCAGCAGCGTGCCGGCGGCAGCCATCGATCCCGTCACGATCGCCGACGCCGGCGGCCTGCTGATCATGCAGCAGGTTGCGGAATTCCTCTGCGTCGACGGCCCCGACCTGGTGCTGCAGCCCGCGTTGGCCGAGAGCTGGAAGCCGAACGACAACGGCTCGGTTTGGACCTTCAAATTGCGCAAGGGCGTGAAATTCCACAGCGGCGGCGAAATGAAGGCCGAGGACGTGGTGGCGAGCATCGACCGCCTGGCCGATCCGGCAAACTCATCCAACGCGCTGTCGGTGTTCACCGGTATCCTGTCGAAGGGGGCCAGCAAGAAGGTCGACGACTACACGGTGGAATTCCACCTCGACGCGCCGAACGGCAATTTTCCTTACATGGTCTCGTCGGACAATTACAACGCCGTCATCATCCCGGCGGACTACAAGGGCGACTACGAGAAGAGCTTCGATGGCACCGGCCCGTTCAAGGTGGAGAAATACACGCCGAAGGTCGGCGCTTCCTTCGTCCGCAACGAGAACTACTGGGGAGCGAAGGCGCTGCCTGACCGTACCGAGTTCACCTTCTTTACCGACGTGCAGCCGATGATCCTGGCGCTGCAGGGTGGGCAGGTCGACATCATCAACCAGATGCCGGTGCTGGCCGGCGTGGCCCTGCTCAACGATCCGGGCTTCGAAATCATCAGCCTGAAGTCGTCGGCTCACCAGCAACTGCATCTGCGCTGCGACGACGGCCCATTGAAGGATGCACGCGTGCGCCGCGCCATCGCGCTCTGCCTCGATCGCGACAAGCTCGCCGCCGGCCTGATGAAGGGACGCTCGGCGCTTGGCAATGACAGCCCATTCGCCGCGGTCTACCCCTCGACCGATACGAGCATACCGCAGCGCAAGCAGGACATCGCGCAGGCCAAGCAGCTCATGGAAGCGGCCGGTGCCGGCAAGGGCTTCAAGATCACGCTGACCACCGAGCGCTATCTCGAAATCCCCGAATATGCCCAGCTCATCCAGAACTGGGTCAAGGAGATCGGCATCGAGCTCGAACTCAACATCCTCGACCAGAGCGCCTATTATGGCGACGCGGTGTTCGGCAAATCGAACTGGCTGGATTCGGTGATGGGCATCACCGACTATGGCCATCGCGGCGTGCCGAATGTTTATCTTGCCGCTCCCCTGAAGAGCGACGGCACCTGGAATGCCGCGCACTTCAAGAACAAGGACTACGACGCGCTGGCGACCAGCTATATCGCGGCGCTCGACCTCGAGGCGCAGAAGGCTGACGCCGGCAAGATCCAGAAGCTTCTGCTCGAGGAAACGCCTGTCATCTTCGGCTATTTCTATGACTACCTGACGGCGACGGCGAAGGGCGTGGCCGGCGTGCAACCGACAGCCATGTCGCAGCTGTTCCTCGAAAAGGCATCGAAGGCGTAAGCGAAAAGGGAAAGCCAGTCCTCTAACAGCCAGCTCCCCCGGGGGGCTGGCTTTGCAAGGAGTCTTAGCCATTCTCTCCTTTTTTGCGCGGCGTGTGTCCCTGTCGCTGGTGACGCTGTTCCTGCTCAGCATCATGGTGTTCCTGGGCGGCCAGGTCCTGCCTGGCAATGTCGGGCGCGCGATCCTCGGCCCGTTCGCCGACCAACGCGCGGTCGACGCGCTCAATCACACGCTCGGCGTCGATCGCCCGCTGCTCACCCAGTACTGGAGCTGGATCTCGAACTTCGTCCAGGGCGACATGGGCACGTCCTACATATTCCGCTCGCCGGTGGCGCCCTTCGTCATCGGTGCGCTTGGCAATTCGATGAAGCTGGCGGCGGTCGCCTTCGTGCTGGTGGTGCCGATCGGCATCCTCGGCGGCGTCATTGCCGCACTCAACCTCAATCGCCCGCTCGACCGCATGATCAGCCTCGGCGGCCTGTCGGTGACGGTGCTGCCGGAATTCGTCACCGGCATCATCCTGATCCTGATCTTCGGCGTGTGGCTGCGCTGGCTGCCGATCTCGGCCGCGTGGCCCAGGGATGCCGGCTTCTTCACCCAGCTCTATTACCTGATCCTCCCGTCGCTGCCGCTGTTCCTGGTGCTGTTCGGCTATATCGCGCGCATGGCGCGTTCCGGCATGATCGAGGCGCTCGATTCCGACTATACGCGAACCGCCGTGCTCAAGGGCCTGCCCTGGCGCACGGTGATCTGGCGCCATGTGCTGCGCAATGCGCTGTTGCCGACCATC is a window from the Mesorhizobium australicum WSM2073 genome containing:
- a CDS encoding mandelate racemase/muconate lactonizing enzyme family protein, which translates into the protein MKIRGIKATPINLRLEAPYAWVFGELDGFSPVIVEVETEDGLVGLGEAPTPAAAAIINDVLAQRLVGRDAFDIAGAEHVCLPFWTGVQSINDRTRITAFGAIEMALWDLRGKAWNQPLYQLLGGAVRKDIPFTDYFSLRGDGDGVKGETTPEEVADYCVELHETHGTTFFEGKFSTDDPRISLRMVELIREKLGDDAMIRIDSNQAYSLSTARRLARPLEELGVRNWEDPVATSEEMRELRRHCSIPFSTHNIDIARAMDLKVPDAFVGNPTAHGGIGRMLRFVGACEHAGIDFWCYSGDSGIGSAAYLHLCAALGWIREPNQSLFRMQPMDITEEGPFCPRNNTVRVPEGPGLGVTLSRENLAACHRDFAENGPCNKYHDPAKPGTYRRLPLN
- a CDS encoding ABC transporter substrate-binding protein → MIKNYRILDLIRRNRSPLENHLIDGLVDGRVSRRDFIRHGSLLGLSLPLLGGITTAAGLGGMPSLARAQGAPGATIRVASSVPAAAIDPVTIADAGGLLIMQQVAEFLCVDGPDLVLQPALAESWKPNDNGSVWTFKLRKGVKFHSGGEMKAEDVVASIDRLADPANSSNALSVFTGILSKGASKKVDDYTVEFHLDAPNGNFPYMVSSDNYNAVIIPADYKGDYEKSFDGTGPFKVEKYTPKVGASFVRNENYWGAKALPDRTEFTFFTDVQPMILALQGGQVDIINQMPVLAGVALLNDPGFEIISLKSSAHQQLHLRCDDGPLKDARVRRAIALCLDRDKLAAGLMKGRSALGNDSPFAAVYPSTDTSIPQRKQDIAQAKQLMEAAGAGKGFKITLTTERYLEIPEYAQLIQNWVKEIGIELELNILDQSAYYGDAVFGKSNWLDSVMGITDYGHRGVPNVYLAAPLKSDGTWNAAHFKNKDYDALATSYIAALDLEAQKADAGKIQKLLLEETPVIFGYFYDYLTATAKGVAGVQPTAMSQLFLEKASKA
- a CDS encoding ABC transporter permease — its product is MLSFFARRVSLSLVTLFLLSIMVFLGGQVLPGNVGRAILGPFADQRAVDALNHTLGVDRPLLTQYWSWISNFVQGDMGTSYIFRSPVAPFVIGALGNSMKLAAVAFVLVVPIGILGGVIAALNLNRPLDRMISLGGLSVTVLPEFVTGIILILIFGVWLRWLPISAAWPRDAGFFTQLYYLILPSLPLFLVLFGYIARMARSGMIEALDSDYTRTAVLKGLPWRTVIWRHVLRNALLPTITVIATQTGYLIGGLVVIETLFRYQGIGSLIFTAARGKDFPMLESGILTIGIVYAVATLIADFLYSVLNPRIRLGSDQ